In one Solanum lycopersicum chromosome 11, SLM_r2.1 genomic region, the following are encoded:
- the LOC101250074 gene encoding E3 ubiquitin-protein ligase UPL5-like: protein MSLHSININNTDTNKRKRDVNIAKDQLNDLSSQIVELCKNKDNSVEPRSVSDHIQSMVMNFLSSLPNDFDQAVEHLELIISSSVPKDLVMLYLNQNYRMIAYTSIREFISSFKNDPLKPIYAFIALKFCKILRENVKTDDGLYRICRSSLGAMIEFTGIARCKYEQKKLVSLNSVFPFLMEISAELSLDLESTMGTSGFEGLSFTLVRDFSAFLLPVWNVLWSMDNVTYEEKFFEKIDLPLYEMFYDLLAKVTLSLRLLDSKKVKKDIVVPWWSLYLDILNDLQSISKLYIYMEDDFWQNMKQVKGSLCYLITNFAEKSEHYEWIFEHKEVTNFYIRRQLAMMMLPEVEDNVEDKYNMLIDRSKLIVDSFDYITKLKYLPGSFFVQFKEEQAIGPGVLREWFLLACQEIFNPNNALFVACPDDNRSFFPNQASGVNPLHLEYFQFSGRMIALALAYDVQIGVAFDRAFFLQLAGYDVSLEEIRDTDPLLYRSCKDILHMDADTVDGDMLGLTFVCEFESLGLRREIELCPNGKDIVVDSKNREAYVDLLIQHRFVTSIEDQVAYFSKGFSDVITKSEFFFRCLSLEDFNLILGGRIDISVEDWRAHTDYNGYDEESDVQISWFWKIVETMSVEQKKMLLFFWTSMKSLPFDGFGGLDSKLSIHKTLEPDDHLPSSHTCFYQLCLPVYQSMTDMKDRLMIITQRDIASSFGTL, encoded by the exons ATGTCTCTACATTccatcaacatcaacaacacTGACACCAATAAGCGTAAGCGTGATGTTAACATCGCGAAGGATCAATTGAACGACTTATCTTCACAAATTGTGGAGTTGTGCAAAAACAAAGATAACTCTGTTGAGCCCCGCTCAGTCTCAGATCATATACAAAGCATGGTTATGAATTTCTTGAGTTCACTTCCAAATGATTTTGACCAAGCGGTAGAGCATCTTGAGTTAATTATTTCCTCTTCTGTTCCAAAAGACTTGGTAATGCTTTATCTGAATCAGAACTATAGAATGATTGCTTATACATCCATTCGTGaatttattagttcatttaagaatGATCCCCTTAAACCAATATATGCTTTTATAGCGTTAAAATTTTGCAAAATTTTGCGAGAAAATGTGAAGACTGATGATGGATTGTATCGAATTTGTCGAAGTAGTTTAGGGGCTATGATAGAGTTCACAGGGATCGCGAGGTGCAAGTATGAGCAGAAAAAGTTGGTATCCTTAAACAGTGTTTTTCCATTTCTTATGGAGATATCAGCTGAGTTATCTCTTGACTTAGAATCGACAATGGGAACATCTGGATTTGAGGGGTTATCATTTACCCTTGTGCGTGATTTTAGTGCATTTTTGCTTCCAGTATGGAATGTCTTATGGTCGATGGACAACGTCACTTATGAAGAAAAGTTTTTTGAAAAGATTGATTTACCCTTGTATGAAATGTTCTATGATTTGCTAGCAAAAGTGACACTCTCTTTAAGGTTGTTGGAttcaaaaaaggtaaaaaaagaCATTGTTGTACCTTGGTGGTCTCTATATCTTGATATCCTGAACGACTTACAGAGTATATCCAAATTGTATATCTATATGGAGGATGATTTTTGGCAGAACATGAAGCAAGTAAAGGGCTCATTGTGCTATCTaataacaaactttgcagagAAATCAGAACATTATGAGTGGATTTTTGAGCACAAAGAGGTAACAAACTTTTATATACGGAGGCAATTGGCAATGATGATGCTTCCAGAAGTTGAAGATAATGTAGAAGATAAGTACAACATGCTCATTGATAGGTCCAAATTGATAGTAGACTCGTTCGATTATATTACCAAACTCAAATACCTGCCAGGCAGTTTCTTTGTGCAATTCAAAGAGGAACAAGCTATTGGGCCTGGTGTGTTGAGGGAATGGTTCTTACTAGCATGCCAGGAGATTTTCAACCCAAACAACGCGCTTTTTGTTGCTTGCCCAGATGATAATAGAAGTTTTTTCCCAAATCAAG CATCTGGGGTGAATCCTTTACACCTTGAGTATTTCCAGTTCTCTGGAAGGATGATCGCGTTGGCCTTAGCATATGATGTCCAAATCGGAGTAGCTTTTGACCGCGCATTTTTCTTACAATTGGCTGGATATGACGTATCATTGGAAGAAATTAGGGACACGGATCCATTATTGTACCGTAGTTGCAAGGATATATTGCATATGGATGCAGATACCGTGGATGGGGATATGTTAGGGTTAACATTTGTGTGTGAATTTGAGTCCTTGGGTTTGCGGAGAGAAATAGAGCTATGTCCAAACGGGAAAGATATCGTTGTGGACAGCAAGAACCGGGAGGCTTATGTTGATCTTCttatccaacaccgctttgttaCATCAATAGAAGATCAGGTCGCGTATTTCTCAAAAGGCTTTTCAGATGTAATAACTAAGTCAGAGTTCTTCTTCCGGTGTCTAAGCCTTGAAGATTTCAACTTAATACTTGGCGGTAGAATTGATATTTCTGTCGAGGATTGGAGAGCACATACTGATTACAATGGCTATGATGAAGAAAGTGATGTTCAAATATCCTGGTTTTGGAAG ATAGTAGAGACTATGTCTGTTGAGCAGAAGAAAATGCTCCTTTTCTTTTGGACTTCAATGAAGTCTTTGCCTTTTGATGGATTTGGTGGTCTTGATTCAAAACTGTCCATCCACAAAACCTTAGAGCCAGATGATCACTTGCCATCATCACATACTTGCTTCTACCAACTATGCTTACCAGTTTATCAATCCATGACGGACATGAAAGATCGACTCATGATTATCACCCAACGAGACATTGCATCAAGCTTCGGTACCTTGTGA
- the LOC138339617 gene encoding induced stolen tip protein TUB8-like isoform X2, with protein sequence MASVEVESAPVAPVETTPAEVEVTPAPEAEEPAPAVEKDVEVESAPAPEEAAPAAEEVAAPVAEEPAAAEPVAAESEEPVAVAAEPVAAPVEEPVAAEEPAAAAEEPVAAAPVEEAPAPVAEPEAAPVAEPEAEKTEESAPASEEPEKVEE encoded by the exons ATGGCCAGTGTTGAg GTTGAATCTGCACCAGTAGCACCAGTAGAGACTACTCCAGCTGAGGTTGAAGTTACCCCAGCTCCAGAG GCGGAGGAACCAGCCCCCGCTGTAGAAAAGGATGTTGAGGTCGAATCAGCACCAGCACCAGAAGAGGCTGCTCCTGCTGCGGAGGAAGTAGCAGCCCCTGTAGCTGAAGAGCCTGCGGCTGCAGAACCTGTAGCCGCAGAATCAGAAGAGCCAGTGGCAGTTGCAGCAGAACCTGTTGCAGCTCCAGTTGAAGAACCTGTGGCTGCAGAAGAACCTGCAGCCGCAGCTGAGGAACCGGTTGCTGCAGCACCCGTTGAGGAGGCTCCAGCACCCGTAGCTGAACCCGAAGCAGCCCCAGTTGCAGAACCCGAAGCAGAGAAAACAGAGGAATCTGCCCCTGCATCTGAGGAGCCAGAGAAAGTTGAAGAGTAA
- the LOC138339617 gene encoding induced stolen tip protein TUB8-like isoform X1, with amino-acid sequence MASVEVESAPVAPVETTPAEVEVTPAPEVNKAEEPAPAVEKDVEVESAPAPEEAAPAAEEVAAPVAEEPAAAEPVAAESEEPVAVAAEPVAAPVEEPVAAEEPAAAAEEPVAAAPVEEAPAPVAEPEAAPVAEPEAEKTEESAPASEEPEKVEE; translated from the exons ATGGCCAGTGTTGAg GTTGAATCTGCACCAGTAGCACCAGTAGAGACTACTCCAGCTGAGGTTGAAGTTACCCCAGCTCCAGAGGTAAACAAG GCGGAGGAACCAGCCCCCGCTGTAGAAAAGGATGTTGAGGTCGAATCAGCACCAGCACCAGAAGAGGCTGCTCCTGCTGCGGAGGAAGTAGCAGCCCCTGTAGCTGAAGAGCCTGCGGCTGCAGAACCTGTAGCCGCAGAATCAGAAGAGCCAGTGGCAGTTGCAGCAGAACCTGTTGCAGCTCCAGTTGAAGAACCTGTGGCTGCAGAAGAACCTGCAGCCGCAGCTGAGGAACCGGTTGCTGCAGCACCCGTTGAGGAGGCTCCAGCACCCGTAGCTGAACCCGAAGCAGCCCCAGTTGCAGAACCCGAAGCAGAGAAAACAGAGGAATCTGCCCCTGCATCTGAGGAGCCAGAGAAAGTTGAAGAGTAA